Proteins co-encoded in one Deltaproteobacteria bacterium genomic window:
- a CDS encoding M48 family metallopeptidase: MPEVSRVRPIFLILFFALYVCGCSSAPYTGRSQIILIGEDQERSMGFSAYQSLVKKEKVVKGTAASEMLERVGGRIAAAADRPDYDWEFVLVENDQLANAFALPGGKVFVYTGILKYTKNEAGLATVVGHEIAHVLARHGAERMSMGLLAQLGEAALLTAVNSQSPTAVRAFQGAYGMAANIGVILPYSRQQEYEADRIGLILMAKAGYDPRSALDFWERMSRSSGDPKQPPFLSTHPTDEARIEKIRELLPEALSYSSR; this comes from the coding sequence ATTCCTGAGGTGTCTCGCGTTCGCCCCATATTCCTTATTCTCTTTTTTGCCCTGTATGTGTGCGGATGTTCGAGCGCTCCATATACTGGTCGCTCCCAGATCATCCTGATCGGCGAAGATCAGGAAAGGTCCATGGGGTTTTCCGCATACCAGTCCCTGGTCAAAAAGGAGAAAGTGGTTAAGGGCACCGCCGCCTCAGAAATGCTTGAGCGGGTAGGGGGCCGGATCGCCGCAGCTGCCGACCGGCCCGATTACGACTGGGAGTTCGTGCTTGTTGAAAACGACCAGCTCGCCAATGCCTTCGCCCTTCCAGGCGGCAAGGTCTTTGTTTACACCGGGATCCTCAAATACACCAAAAACGAGGCGGGGCTTGCCACGGTTGTGGGGCATGAAATTGCCCACGTGCTCGCCCGCCATGGGGCCGAGCGGATGAGCATGGGTCTTCTCGCCCAGCTCGGCGAGGCGGCTTTGCTCACGGCCGTGAATTCCCAGTCTCCGACAGCTGTCAGGGCATTTCAGGGCGCGTATGGGATGGCCGCAAACATCGGGGTTATCCTCCCATACAGCCGCCAGCAGGAGTACGAGGCAGATCGGATCGGACTCATCCTCATGGCCAAGGCAGGCTATGACCCGCGCTCGGCCCTTGATTTCTGGGAGCGCATGTCCCGGAGCTCCGGCGATCCAAAGCAACCACCCTTCCTTTCCACTCACCCCACGGACGAGGCACGGATCGAGAAGATCCGGGAGCTATTGCCCGAGGCCCTTTCGTACTCTTCTCGGTGA
- the carA gene encoding glutamine-hydrolyzing carbamoyl-phosphate synthase small subunit: protein MKALIALEDGRVFEGRSFTGPGETTGEVVFNTGMTGYQEVLTDPSYRGQIVVMTYPLIGNYGVNEEDAESYRVFVDGFVVRDYVDFYSNWRATESLADYLVRHEVLGIHGVDTRALTRHIRLAGAMKAAMSTEDLDPSSLVEKARKAPGLVGRDLVGDVSITAPYRWGPGDVRPVPSQGFSDALHIRFRVAVLDCGLKYNQLRLLAGRGCECLVFPSSTPAEELLARDPDGVFLSNGPGDPAALAGIVRTTRKLLGRRPLFGICLGHQILGQAVGGRTFKLRFGHHGCNQPVKDLKTGRVEITSQNHGFSVDEKTLPPDVEVTHVNLNDHTVEGIRLLGAPAFSVQYHPENAPGPHDSEYLFDRFMEMMAAFRSPNATRGKGI, encoded by the coding sequence ATGAAAGCGCTTATCGCCCTGGAAGACGGGCGTGTGTTTGAAGGACGGTCTTTCACCGGGCCTGGCGAGACCACGGGAGAAGTGGTCTTCAACACCGGGATGACTGGTTATCAGGAGGTCCTGACAGACCCATCATACCGGGGACAGATCGTTGTAATGACCTATCCCCTCATCGGCAACTACGGGGTGAACGAAGAGGATGCGGAGTCCTATCGTGTCTTCGTGGATGGTTTCGTGGTACGGGACTATGTGGATTTTTACAGCAACTGGCGTGCCACGGAAAGTCTCGCTGACTATCTCGTCCGGCACGAGGTCCTCGGCATCCACGGCGTGGACACCCGGGCACTCACACGGCACATTCGGCTCGCCGGGGCCATGAAGGCAGCCATGTCCACCGAAGACCTGGATCCTTCATCCCTCGTGGAAAAGGCTCGGAAGGCCCCTGGGCTTGTCGGGAGGGATCTCGTCGGGGATGTGAGCATCACGGCACCTTATCGATGGGGGCCGGGAGATGTCCGTCCCGTGCCTTCGCAAGGGTTTTCGGACGCACTCCACATCCGTTTTCGGGTAGCTGTCCTCGACTGCGGTCTCAAGTACAACCAGCTCCGTCTCCTTGCCGGGCGAGGGTGCGAATGCCTCGTTTTCCCGTCCTCGACCCCGGCAGAGGAACTCCTTGCCCGGGACCCGGACGGGGTCTTTCTCTCCAACGGTCCCGGGGACCCGGCTGCCCTTGCCGGCATCGTACGGACGACGCGGAAACTCCTTGGCAGGCGCCCCCTTTTCGGCATCTGTCTCGGTCACCAGATCCTCGGCCAGGCCGTGGGGGGGCGGACCTTCAAGCTCAGGTTCGGTCACCACGGATGCAACCAGCCGGTCAAGGACCTCAAGACCGGAAGGGTCGAGATCACCTCCCAGAATCACGGCTTTTCCGTGGATGAAAAGACCCTCCCGCCTGACGTGGAGGTCACCCACGTAAATCTCAACGACCACACGGTGGAGGGTATCCGTCTTCTGGGTGCGCCGGCGTTTTCCGTCCAGTACCACCCGGAGAATGCCCCAGGTCCCCATGACTCCGAGTACCTCTTCGACCGGTTCATGGAGATGATGGCCGCCTTTCGTTCTCCCAATGCCACCCGTGGGAAGGGGATCTGA
- a CDS encoding inositol-3-phosphate synthase, whose product MGTIRIAVAGIGNCFSSLWQGVNYYRRVIGKEAVGLMHWEIGGYTPGDIQVVAAFDIDRRKVGRDVSEAIFAPPNCTKVFCPDIPLTGVTVRKGPVLDGFSPHMADYPEDQTFVLSDEPDPDMEEVVRILRESGAEMLLNYLPVGSEEAVRFYAECALEAGIGFINNIPVFIASDPAWAERFASRGLPIIGDDIKSQLGATITHRVLADLFKNRGVSLDRTYQLNTGGNTDFLNMLNRHRLASKKLSKTMAVQSLLPQPLPPENIHIGPSDYVPWQKDNKVAFIRMEGRLFGDVPMNLELRLSVEDSPNSAGVAIDAIRCMKLALDRGIGGALISPSAYFMKHPPVQVPDHVGYRNIEEFIGGQRDS is encoded by the coding sequence ATGGGCACAATAAGGATTGCCGTTGCAGGCATAGGAAATTGTTTCAGTTCCCTCTGGCAAGGCGTCAATTATTATCGGAGGGTAATAGGCAAAGAGGCCGTGGGCCTCATGCACTGGGAGATTGGCGGTTATACTCCAGGAGACATCCAGGTCGTTGCTGCCTTTGACATCGACAGGCGCAAGGTGGGTCGGGATGTTTCCGAGGCGATTTTTGCCCCTCCCAACTGCACCAAGGTGTTCTGCCCGGACATCCCCTTGACGGGTGTGACGGTGCGCAAGGGGCCGGTACTTGACGGTTTTTCTCCGCACATGGCCGATTATCCGGAGGATCAGACCTTTGTCCTTTCGGATGAGCCTGATCCTGATATGGAGGAGGTTGTGCGGATCCTTCGTGAGTCCGGGGCCGAGATGCTCCTCAACTACCTTCCTGTCGGATCCGAAGAGGCGGTTCGGTTCTATGCCGAATGCGCCCTCGAGGCCGGGATCGGTTTCATCAACAACATCCCCGTATTCATTGCGAGCGATCCAGCTTGGGCCGAACGGTTCGCCTCCCGAGGGCTTCCCATCATCGGAGACGACATCAAGTCCCAGCTCGGGGCGACCATCACACACCGTGTCCTTGCGGACCTTTTCAAGAACCGGGGCGTGAGTCTCGATCGGACCTACCAGTTGAACACGGGCGGAAACACGGACTTTCTCAACATGCTCAACCGTCATCGTCTCGCATCCAAGAAACTCTCGAAGACCATGGCGGTCCAGTCCCTCCTCCCTCAGCCCCTACCTCCGGAAAACATCCACATCGGCCCGAGTGATTACGTTCCGTGGCAGAAGGACAACAAGGTGGCATTCATCCGTATGGAGGGACGGCTTTTCGGGGATGTGCCCATGAATCTCGAGCTTCGGCTTTCGGTGGAAGACTCCCCGAATTCTGCAGGTGTGGCCATCGATGCCATCCGGTGCATGAAGCTCGCCCTTGATCGGGGCATCGGCGGGGCACTCATCTCTCCGTCAGCGTACTTCATGAAGCATCCGCCCGTGCAGGTCCCGGACCACGTGGGGTATCGGAACATTGAAGAGTTTATAGGGGGGCAAAGGGATTCCTGA